The region cattattattattaacttacacattttaaatgatgaaAATATGTTGGTTGGGTGACTAGACTACAGAGCatgttattacacagctctctgaaaTTCTTCATTCTGGTTGCTCATCCTGAAACTCCGGCTTCTTTCATGTCTCACGCTCTCTCCTTTCATACACAGCATGCCGTTTCTCAGACACAAAGTAGACCACTGAATTCTGGTGAACAAGAATTAGTTTAATTATGCCAACCTCCAAACCCTCATCATTACTGGCCAAAAGAACAACCATGCCTTTCCTGTACTTTGTTCCTTTCAAAGTGATTTCAGTAGCCACTAATGTATTGCCCGGCTGAAAATCAAAGTGATCAACTGATTCCTTGACCGCGTCGTTATAATTATCAGAATAAAATTCAAAGCCTTTCTCAACTTGCACAGAAAGCTGAAAGATGTTTCCAGCCCTTAAATAGGCTTGGAGAAGCTGGTGCCTTTCTGCAAGTGTTGCACATACGTTTTTGAAGTTGAGCAATTTTCTAGCCCATTGCTTGAAATAGGTATGTTTGCTCTCAAACCACATAGTCCATAAGTGAATGAGTGGTCCAAATTGTTTAATAAGCTCTGGGAAATGGCACAAGTAGAGATGTTTAGGCTTGAGGGGCTTAGAAGGGAAAGTCACATGCCTAAAATAATACACACTTCTGATTCTGGATCCTTAATCTGGTGTCCAACAATAACTGGTAAAAGTCTTAGAAGACACCAGTTCTGAAAAGCGTGACCACAAAGCATCTCTCTCGGAGTAAATCTCAGCTGGTTTATTGGCAGCATCATTTCCTGTGTATTCAAACTGTTTAATATAGTGATTAAGCTCTGTGAATGTAAAGCATTTCTCTTGATTTACCAAGTAATCAATGTACAGCTTAAGATCAGATGCCACAACACCCTCAAAGATGTCATGGCCAAGGCAAGGGGGCAAGCCAGGCTGACAAACATGAAAAGAATTCTGCTGATTGAATGGAGAGTTAAATTTGACTCCAACTACATTATTGCCACTGGCAGCAAGTTCCTGAATGTTTCTTTCATAAGACTCCACAGTTTGCTTCATAGCAGGTTCCAAAGGTGTGGCAAGAAATGTGTCCATCAATGGTGCAATACCTGCAGATAAGTAGGCTTCAGCTAAAGTCCTCGACTAAACCACCAATGGTGTGGGATCCCAGGTTGTCAACTACGATGGAACACAAAGAAGCTTTCACAGTTTTGCCATCATTTACAACAACGCGATTCTCTTCAAGATCATTAATTAGTGATCTAAAAATATGAGCTGGTCCAAAATACTTAAAATCTTGCTCATTACACAAAAAAGACAAGTTCCATGTGGTCTATGTTTGACCTGTTGTGAGGTAAAATATCAGACAAGGTAAGATAAACTGCCAGCAATTTGTGTTTCTTTTTACCTAAACCCAAAGGATTTACCATTTCAAATTAATCAAACCCAGAGACGATGGATCAGTTTGAAACAGACCATTTTCAGCTGTTTGTGAAATTGTGAGTGCATCTGTTCATATTGATCCTTCACAGACTGGCAATGAAACAGAGCACTGATGGTCTGCCCAACTGGGACATACTGAGCAAAGCACTCTTTCCCATTTCTTTCACTAACTCCTAGAAAAATAGGGACTGGCTCAACATAGTGGAAATCTTGCTAGAAAGGAGTCTTTCTCCTTTGTGCTGAACTTAGAACAGCACTATTACAAGCTGTCCACAAATCCTCTCTAGACAACTGATCTAGCTCATCATTAATCCTCACCTCTGGTAATTCAAGCAAAGCAATCTTTTCTCTCAGTTTGCTAAGAAAATAAGACTGCCCAATTTCATGGATATTTTGAAAATCTTCAACAATACCTTGAATAGAAGACTCAGGTAATAGCAATTTAGCTTGCAGTTTCAGGTAGAAGAGGGTTGCATTTCTTAGAAACAGAGATTCATCTACAACTTCAGGAAAATTGTTCTCTACAACCTCTGATCTCTCCCTCTCAGACACAACATCAGAAACTGGAGTTTCCATGACCATAGCAGGCTCTATCAAATGGTTTACAGAGCATATATTGTGTGTCTGTGATACATGTGATGCAAATGTAGATCTCACCTTAAATGTCCTGTTGCAACCAAATGAACCAGATCTCCAGACCTGTCTGAATATGGCTCTTCAAATGAGACAAAAACTGTCTTAGGGTCCCTCATTGAACTTCACAAATGTCTACatggcatttaaatgttttatcacaCATTTGAGCCTGATACTCTTTAGCAGACCTGTGATGTTCCCTGTGATGTCTGTATATGTGGGACTTCAATGAAGAAAACTTAGTGAAAACATTTGGGCCGTCAAGCACACCACATCTAAATCGTGAATTAGGCACATTTCTATGCAATTTCACATGCTGCACAAAACTCATGATTGTATTGCTCTCAATATTACAGAATTGACAGATAAaaatgttcaactgcaaaaacaaaacttCACAAGCTAATACATGCACAGCAATAAAGCATGTGCACAgcaatttaattgtattaatttaatttcaatgtttaaaagtttacataaactacattcttaaaataaaagggTTCTTAAATGGTTCTTTGCAGCACCTTAGGTTCCACAAAGAACCTTCTTCTTGTAAAGAACCATTTTTTATGATGTAGGGTTCTTTATTTGAGTTACATGGTTCTCTGGAGATTAAAAAGTTCCTTATGTTTCAATATAGGTTCTTCAGTTCAGTGTATGGTTCTCTGAGGTATCATCTAAGGTTTCAtatagtcagggctggactgggaagagaaatcggccctggattttacatggcaactggcccagcTGTTGAGCGGccagttcgctgtccttttctgcatattgcggcgccttTTGCGGTACGTTCTGAATAAAgtggcggctcattgttgcttatcgcggcccattcggcacgtttcggtTCTCCCAATGAcattctgcccctgatcggcccaaaattgcgtcggcccaccgggaaaatgcccggtgtgcCAGATTGCCAGCCCTGCatgtagtgaagcccacctagctgtgtgtgtgtgtgttttatttatttacacacacatgtgtatatacccaaacacacacacacacacacacacgttgggtttccatgttaaatgcggactttccatagacatactggtttttatactgtacaaactatattctatcccctaacctaaaccctacccctacccctcacagaaaactttctgcatttttacattttcaaaaaacattatttagtgtgatttataagatgtccccacaacgtcaaaaatgttgggttttaatatccttatggggacatttggtccccacaaagtgataaatacatgctcacacacacacacacacacactcgtaaaTGTGAgaataaactctctctctctctcacacacacacacacacacacacacacacacacacacacacacacacacacacacacacacacacacacacacataataaataaaactctCACATACACTTGTGTAACTGTGTGaataaactctctctcacacacacacaataaataaaacTCTCATATACACCTGTGTAACTGTGTGAATAAACTCTCTCACTAACACATgcacgcgcgcgcacgcacacacacaaatttgaGAGATAAAGAAATAAAACTGCACAGAGACAGACGCGCCCTGATTGAACAATCTTTTTCGCGCTTCATTCGAAACAACCAATCACGCTCTcgctctcctctcctctctcacaTCCACGGATTTCTCCAACGGGAACTTCAACTCCAACGGTTTATCATTCAGCTTCGTTTGACGGCGGTAAGTTATTATTTATAGtattttatgatacatttctACTTATTGTTGAGGTACTATTAAAATGTTGGAACAATTATTGTGCACCGTTATTTGTACTTAGTTCAACAAAATTGATGGACATGAACGAACGAACGTTTAATTAATTCTTGTAACTTGCTATTTTTAGAGAGAGGTCAGTATGGCGAGTTTTATGACGTGTGTTATCTTCCTGTTTGCCTTTTGTAATGTTAGTAGAACTGTTTATAGTATAAATTAAAATGGCGCTCTTTTGGTGCCGAAAATTTAGTTTAATCTAGCTGGAACGGTCTATTGTtgtgattttgtttgtatatgcttttatatgctttttaatgCGTATGTAGTCTGAACCAGtggttttcaaatattttgatgCCAAAGACCTACCAAATATAGTGAAAGGGaccctttccttttttttttttcacaaaaatgtcAATTTGCCTGTATTTGTTCAAATCTATAGCTGTCAATAGCATAAAATAATACAGATTCATGTCGTTTCAAATCTGTACATATTACTTTAATTGTttggcagaacacaaagaaaatatttgtttgaatatGTTAATGTCTATATAATGAATGTCAGTAGTGACGATTGAACTTGTAATACAGGTTTATAAAGAttggaacgacatgaaggtgAAAATTTAACAATTTTCAGATTTGGATGAACTTAAAAtcttctaaaatagtttttttaaaacagtaatgAAAGTTATAAAACTGTTTGTATTTGGAAATTTGATTtaatattgttacattttaaatttgacagtctcaaaacatttttttattatgatgTAAAGGTTCCAATAAATCTTAGACTTTTATTGCATTTGATTATTTATaaacaacaatataataattgTTGTCCTTTTCCATCTTAGATTTGACACGACAGTGGATGATGTATGCAGCTGGCTGCATAAGAATGGATTTAGTGCTTTTGGATCAGTTTTCATTGGTGAGCTAACTGGACCAAATGCAGTGCCAAAGATGTCCAATTAAGAGCACTAATTAATCCAAATACCTAACACATCTGCAGCTGTACAAAGTGGGAGTAACTTTCAGAGATGTAAGTTAGGATGTGCCTCAATCAGCTCcttagttcagtagtcagggcactgaccAGGGATTTGGCCATTTTAAAGGGGTGTCCCAATGTCAAAATCGTTTCAGAAAATCCCACAATACCCTAGGGAGCATCGTTGTTTCCTTAACAATACCAGCaatctaaaataatgttaactgaATAGTTATCGAAAATGTAATAGTAACACGGATGCCCGGTTACACTTTAATGATGAAGAAAATATACCCAGCTAATCGTAAATATGTGACTTTGTACTCACCAAGCAAATTCAGTATCATAAAATTGGACAGATAATCTAGATTATCCAttttgcaacataacaaaataaaatagttataCAATGAAAGATCTTGATGACTGGTAAAATAATTATTGGATGTAACAGGATTTCACGTTTTAACTGAAACATGAATTACTGGCTGCATTCACCTCGTCTCATTCTTGGTCCTTGGTAATTGTAGCGCGCATGAAGTAAGCGCGAAAATTGAGCGGATATGCAGCGCGTGAAAATTGAGCGGTTATGTTATGCAGCGCGCGAAAATAGAGCGCACATGCAGCGCGCGAAAAGTCCAAAGATGTCCGCTGCTGATGAAGAAATGACATCACATGCACTGCGCTACACTAATGTCGTTGTctaatcatgtgtgtgtttgaaactCAACGGTTTTAAACTACTAGATGTGTACATTATATAACCAAATGTCAGAGTCTGTATGCTGTAAATAATTCGTTACATCGGCTGtatttattacagttgactattGCTTTAGTGTTATTGACTTGTGaagtaccaaatatttatttaaaaacttgtGCAACAGTTggcttttttcttctttaaaaaataaataaaaatataacaattgTATACATGATATCCTGTAGCATTTACTGCATAATcagtagtggtggcgtagtgggctaaaacactgaactggtaatcagaaggttgaaggttcgatccccacagccaccaccattgtgtccttgagcaaggcacttaactccaggttgctccggggggattgtccctgtaataagtgcgctgtaagtcgctttggataaaagcgtctgccaaatgcataaatgtaaatgtaaatatttactgtaaaaaattacaGCAGTTTACAGTGTAGGTTTATTTTCTGATGATTTCATCTAATGGATAACGAATATTCCATAAATAGAAGATTGTTGCTTTTTATTTACAAAGGTTCTTAAGACTTttatattgcatttacatttttacatttggcagacgcttttatccaaagctgacttacagtgcacttattacagggttaagtgcaacctggagttaagtgccttgctcaaggacacaatggtggtggctgtggggatcgaaccagcaaccttctgattaacagttatgtgctgtagaccactacaacaccaccactCTGTATTGCCAAAAAATATTGAGggcataaaaaaataacacaggtTAATTAATATTAAGTGTATTTGCATTATCATGAAACACCAGCCGAACAAAAATGTGTGCAAATCATTAGTAAAACAATTATTGTGTAAATTGTGGCATATATTTAAATGGGACAATTTACATAAGCatgcatttacacatacatttgttttgctcatgtttcatgaattagGTAAGCTGCTCAGTCAGTACAATGCATGTTAGCATTTCTATAAGACTTTATGTGAGTGTggtggcctgggtatctcagcgagtattgacgctgactatcacccctggagtcacaagttcaaatccagggcgtactgagtgactccagccaggtctcctaaacaaccaaattagcccggttgctagggagggtagagtcacattgggtaaccacctcgtggtgtggtcgcgattagtggttctctctctcaattgGGCACATGGAAAGTTATGCGTGGATCACGTAGAGTAGCAtgatcctccacatgctgggagtctccatggtgtcatgcccaacgagccacgtgataagatttgcgtattgacggtctcagaagtggaggcaactgagacttttcctccgccacccagattgaagtGAATAACCACGCCATCACGAGGAcgtagtaagtagtgggaattgggcatttcaaattgggagaaaaggggataaaaatcaaattaaaaaagagTTATGTGAATGTAAGCATTTCAATGTACCGTTTATAAGCATAAAATAGAGTAGAGGTGCATTCTACACACTGAATGTCGCAGAGACTGTAGCATTGCTCTTTAGATTGAAGTTGTTTTGAACAGTTTGTGTGAAAAATCTTTAATACTGTAGCATATCTATATGCATGTATAAATTTATTGGCGTAAGATCAATAACTATTCTTTTAGTAGTTTTTAAGGCATGATACAAGTAATTGTCTGGTGCCTTAATATCGAATAAAAACAAAACCAGATTGAAGTTTGATGCTTTTATTACAAAGATTCTTTTAAAGGTTTTAAGTAGTTTGTCTGACTGGAAAACTGAGTCTTCTCACAACTAATTGATTCAGATGATATTTCCTCTGGGATGCCCCTTGTTGTTTCATAGTATAAACGCCTCTAGAATTTAAGGAGGTGCGCGCAGTCTGCGGTCCGGCACGCTGCGGTGCAGGCGAAAGTAGAGACGTTGGATTAGCCTCGCCATCACTTTCCAAAACCCcaaactccaaagataccaaattagctttattgagaccaacaTTGTGCAGAAACAGTTGTTAAAAACAGAAAtagcaaaatagtgccctcaactgacaactgttatgaacaccATTACAATTTCTATTTCACCATTTCCCACCATTTCTAATTGTTTTATACCATTTTGTTAAAATCAAATTAACCCTTGCCTTCCCATTCTTAATTACAATATTATTGTATAAATACATCAGAACATGAGATTGAGTTGAAACACCAATAAATAGAAAGaataaaacttttgcacaataaaacaccaatatatatattgaaaagtgGAGTAAAACAAGAAATAAGTAATTTGAACACATTCAAATCCTGTGATGGAAACTGACTCACAGGCTCTCGATCACAATgagtaaacattattttatattgttactcaaaaaaacatCAAAAGTATATGCCTAAATTGACAAATTTTGTGGtataactattgtccctatatATACCAAAATCACTGTAACCAAAATCACTTGGGACCTTTTACTTTCTGAAACTCAGTGAAACAGGGTGTAGGAGAACAGTGGCAACAAGAGAAGCATGAAGCTCTGGGTGAAGCTCTTTGCACTGTTACACAGGTTCCCCTGACAGCATTTGACATCCACAAGATTTGGAATCGATGTTGCGGCATCACAGAAAGATTTAGAGACACATCCTTTTACAGTAGCTGACACGCTGGGAAAAGACCCTGATTAAAAGAGAGTAAAAGAAGTTGAGTCATAAATGAATGACAAGCAAAGGCAGAGCTTTCCTCTGTGAACCCTAAACTGTATTTAAGACAGATGTTTGCATCATAATGTGTTCAGGATAATAGATGGCCCACCAATGATGGAAAGACCAAATATTTACTATAACTTTCTTCTTCAGTTACCAGATTCTTACCTGTCGCTTTAACGCAGTAGTCTTCATTCCCTGAACATTTCAACACGTTTGAGCAGTTTGGTCCATTGCAAGAGTAACACTGGTTCCCATTGGGGGTAGAGCTGGGATCTACAGAAGAAACAAGGGTAATTTTTTGctattagtccacagtatgtgtaaatggtgagcttttaaatttgagtgtgaaatattgtgaaaaattcaccagagtttaaggggttaacacATCAGCTACACAATGATTAAATGAAAATTGTCAGAATTGTTTacagtgataaaataaatatttattttcttttataagcATATGcatgaattatttaaaaacatctgACACATATTTCAGTCAACATGATCTCAAAATTGACATTTACTATATACATTTTCcttcatctgtgcattttatccccctacaaaaacatttttgtcttcgtaatctttcatcaaaatgtactaACATGCTCCACCTATGAAACAACTTTATCTTTTCAGCTGACATCACCAAGCTCTCTTCATTTTCAAACCCTCCCCTATAAATgcaatatagaaaataaaaatcatatagaGATGACTTTTTATGGTCCAATTAATTCTCAATGAATTAAATGAATTCCCTAACTAAATGTTTCTCTTGTTGAGCATATTTCATGTTAGCTTTTAAGGAGATCATTATATGGAAAGTAAAGGACAGTACCTGGAGCATCTTTGTCATTACAGTTGTCAGTGTTGCAGCATGAAGAAGAAATCTTAATGTCACCGAGGTTCATGTTCCCAATTTGACAATAACTCGGCAGAGCACAAGTTTTTAGTTTTATGTCCACAGTAGAGACACctgaaaacaattataaaaaattatcataaagGAATAACAATACTTAATGCAATAAGGTCAGTCATAAATGAACACAGTGATATCTGCTTGGAAATGTTGCCATGTAAATCTGGGTAAATATTAGTCATATAATAACATGCACTGTAGAATTAATTAATATGTGGTCAGAATACATTTAGACTAAACTGTACAAAGTGCAATTAATGAGGCAAATATTGTTTAGTAAGTGATTGATTGGTTGTCAACTGTTATACAACTTGTAACATTTTAGTGTAAATTGTTTCACACTGTATTTCACTCTGATCTCACTGGCGAcagttgaaagttcttcagctaaacTTGGTCTGTGCTTCCCAAAATTCTAAATTCTAACCACTTAAGAAATTCCGCTTCCAGTGGCTGAAGCAGAAACTGTTTTTGTACATCTGGGCACataagctccagtttccaggttgGTGCCAAAACCAAGTTTttagtatttttagttgtaaattatgtaatacagtcaatagAAATACATTGTTATTAACCTGactcaaaccccaaccctaaacataacGCAGTGGAATAAAATGCAATCTCAGATGGTAAATAAAAGCTCAGAATCTCGCTTGTCTATGATAATGTAAATACGATAACTTTTTGTGTTTCAATGTGGGACAAGAACCCAGGACACTGAGGCTTCTTAATCATGCCACAGAAGAAGGTAACCACATTGTTGGTTTGGTTGCAACATGTTTACttcacatgtgatcatgttgcaataatcagtgttgggtgtatccaattacaaagtaataaaTTACTACAATCTAATTACttaaaacaaaaagaagtgtaaaacatttaattttaaatacttgtaatcagattacagttactgactttcaattaaaattataacTTTTGAGTCCATTACTTGTGATAATGTAATCTGTATAATAAATTTAAAATCTGAATTAATATGTATGTCTGttagtgtttctgtgacagctgaaggaacattttgaatttgagcgGAAAACCAAaaactagggatgtcataaaaaaaatctatatatcgATTATTGAATGGCATGTTATTTTATCAATAAATTTGAGGCATCGATATCAGCCATTATTTAAATTAGAaccctaatttgtgtgctttcaattcactgccagttgcattccattcaatgtagtccaatgtaatagctttgggagaccacaaggggcaacataacatttactgaagctggtAGTGGCATGAACATgccatcacacacacattacgaGCTGATTGCAGTACAAAGTTACAAAAGTTTTTGTAGttcttcaagaattaacaaagtgatgttgatgagtttgcaggttagtgtatgaaactggtgtaactgtgcaaactgaactaTGTTAAtcatgcaatttctctgtatgttgcATTGAATAGGTCTTTGATTCaaactgtcaaaccacaaaaagacatacttgtaactgaaaacacactgtgtaggctctatgaaagaaatagaacacaatatatcatccagtaatAACTACTAGAGTAAATAATCATCTTTTGATACTGATTTGGGATGAGTTTAATGTAAAACTTTGCGAGTTGAGCTCAGTTGCAATGCTGAATTTTTA is a window of Xyrauchen texanus isolate HMW12.3.18 unplaced genomic scaffold, RBS_HiC_50CHRs HiC_scaffold_315, whole genome shotgun sequence DNA encoding:
- the LOC127642042 gene encoding urokinase plasminogen activator surface receptor-like, whose translation is MDLQVSFVLLFILFTGGYSLNCKTCIPDLTGTCIEQTETCFSGFSECISSKVKITGVSTVDIKLKTCALPSYCQIGNMNLGDIKISSSCCNTDNCNDKDAPDPSSTPNGNQCYSCNGPNCSNVLKCSGNEDYCVKATGSFPSVSATVKGCVSKSFCDAATSIPNLVDVKCCQGNLCNSAKSFTQSFMLLLLPLFSYTLFH